One genomic window of Undibacterium cyanobacteriorum includes the following:
- a CDS encoding chemotaxis protein CheW, whose protein sequence is MTDKLRDENTSEVAAPKVNALGRRARLRDFQAQLMERMQAAKAGSLTRANQLGVLIGKGRYLIDLKEAGEIVAAGNMTKVPLTKDWYLGVSNVRGSLTSVIDFSRFGGGEPTAVESSCRVLAFSNALSFNSGLLVTKVLGLRNVDDMQLIEADDAASGKPWLLNRFVDADGNDWWQLSLALLVQDQDFLHIGL, encoded by the coding sequence ATGACAGATAAACTTCGAGACGAAAACACGAGCGAAGTCGCTGCGCCCAAGGTGAATGCCTTAGGGCGCCGTGCTCGTTTGCGTGACTTCCAAGCACAGTTGATGGAGCGCATGCAGGCTGCTAAAGCCGGTTCGCTAACCCGAGCTAATCAATTAGGCGTTTTGATCGGCAAAGGGCGTTATTTGATCGATCTTAAAGAGGCCGGTGAGATTGTTGCCGCGGGAAATATGACGAAAGTCCCTTTGACCAAAGATTGGTATCTCGGTGTGTCAAATGTCCGGGGTAGCTTAACGAGTGTCATCGATTTTTCTCGCTTTGGCGGCGGCGAGCCCACAGCAGTTGAATCTTCCTGTCGTGTCCTTGCTTTTTCCAATGCGCTTTCTTTCAATAGTGGTTTGTTGGTGACGAAGGTGCTCGGGTTACGTAATGTCGATGACATGCAGTTGATTGAGGCTGATGATGCAGCTTCGGGGAAACCTTGGTTGCTCAACCGGTTTGTTGATGCGGATGGTAATGATTGGTGGCAGCTCAGTCTTGCGCTACTAGTGCAAGATCAAGACTTTCTGCATATTGGTTTGTAA
- a CDS encoding response regulator transcription factor, with translation MAIQKILIVDDSPTERYFLTDILVKNGFSVSTAENGEDALLKIKADKPQLILMDVVMPGQNGFQITRAISRDPETQDVPVIICTSKNQETDRIWGLRQGARDYLVKPIDPQELLAKIAALG, from the coding sequence ATGGCAATACAAAAGATTCTCATCGTTGATGATTCCCCGACTGAACGTTACTTCTTGACTGATATTTTGGTGAAGAATGGCTTTTCTGTGTCGACGGCAGAGAATGGTGAAGATGCTTTGCTCAAGATCAAAGCGGATAAGCCTCAATTAATTTTGATGGATGTGGTAATGCCGGGTCAAAATGGTTTCCAAATCACGCGTGCGATTTCACGCGATCCAGAAACTCAAGATGTCCCAGTCATTATTTGCACCAGCAAAAACCAAGAAACTGACCGTATCTGGGGCTTGCGCCAAGGTGCGCGCGATTACTTGGTGAAGCCAATTGATCCGCAAGAGTTGTTGGCAAAAATCGCTGCCCTTGGTTAA
- a CDS encoding response regulator yields the protein MSTTTGNENLRIMVIDDSSTIRRSAEIFLGQVGYKVVLAEDGFDALAKINDTHPHLIFCDILMPRLDGYQTCALIKKSAKFRDTPVIMLSSKDGLFDRARGAMVGSEEYLTKPFTKDSLLKTVRKYTSTVVAN from the coding sequence ATGTCAACGACAACAGGTAATGAAAATTTGAGAATAATGGTGATCGACGATAGCAGCACGATTCGAAGATCAGCAGAAATTTTTCTTGGGCAGGTTGGCTATAAGGTCGTATTAGCGGAGGACGGCTTCGATGCTTTGGCCAAAATCAATGATACGCATCCGCACTTGATCTTTTGCGATATCTTAATGCCACGACTTGATGGCTATCAGACCTGTGCATTGATTAAAAAGAGCGCGAAATTTCGAGATACGCCAGTGATCATGCTTTCGTCGAAAGATGGATTGTTCGATCGTGCCCGTGGTGCTATGGTCGGATCAGAGGAATATCTCACAAAACCCTTTACAAAAGATAGCCTATTGAAAACGGTCAGAAAGTACACTTCGACCGTAGTAGCTAATTAA
- a CDS encoding rubredoxin, whose translation MEFKSMMCLICGWIYDEEKGMPEDGIPPGTKWEDVPLNWSCPECGARKEDFDMVPL comes from the coding sequence GTGGAATTCAAATCGATGATGTGTTTGATTTGTGGTTGGATTTACGATGAGGAAAAAGGTATGCCAGAAGATGGTATCCCTCCAGGGACGAAGTGGGAGGATGTGCCACTTAACTGGTCTTGTCCAGAATGTGGTGCAAGAAAAGAAGATTTTGATATGGTTCCCTTGTAA
- the hemL gene encoding glutamate-1-semialdehyde 2,1-aminomutase codes for MSNNELLFQRAQKTTPGGVNSPVRAFKSVGGTPRFIERAQGPHFWDADGKQYIDYIGSWGPAILGHAHPQVIDAVQKAAANGLSFGAPTEGEILMAEEICKLVPSIEQVRLVSSGTEATMSALRLARGATKRDKIIKFEGCYHGHADALLVKAGSGLLTFGNPTSAGVPEDFTKHTLVLDYNNCEQLQDAFAKYSDEIACVIVEPVAGNMNLIKASSDFLKTMRDLCDQHGSILIFDEVMCGFRVALGGAQSVYEITPDLTALGKVIGGGLPVAAFGGRAEIMKHLAPLGGVYQAGTLSGNPVAVAAGLTTLKLIQQADFYETLTSQTSKLTAGFNAIASKLGVEMCADSIGGMFGIYFTKTIPTSYAEMMQANNASFNKFFHFMLDAGVYLAPSAFEAGFVSITHTDEIIQQTLTAAEISLSQLA; via the coding sequence ATGTCAAACAACGAATTATTGTTTCAACGCGCCCAAAAAACCACACCCGGAGGCGTCAATTCACCCGTCCGCGCCTTTAAATCAGTCGGCGGAACACCTCGCTTTATCGAACGGGCTCAAGGTCCTCACTTTTGGGATGCCGATGGCAAACAGTACATTGACTACATAGGATCGTGGGGACCAGCCATCCTAGGGCATGCTCACCCACAGGTAATCGACGCAGTGCAAAAAGCCGCAGCAAACGGCCTCAGCTTCGGCGCACCAACCGAGGGAGAGATTCTCATGGCCGAAGAAATCTGCAAACTAGTTCCATCGATCGAACAAGTGCGATTGGTTTCGAGTGGTACCGAGGCCACGATGAGCGCGTTGCGCCTTGCCCGCGGCGCTACAAAGCGCGACAAGATCATTAAGTTCGAAGGTTGCTATCATGGGCACGCGGATGCCTTACTGGTCAAAGCTGGCAGCGGCCTACTCACTTTTGGCAATCCAACTTCGGCAGGCGTTCCAGAGGATTTCACCAAGCATACGCTAGTCCTTGACTATAACAATTGCGAACAGCTCCAAGACGCCTTTGCAAAGTACAGTGACGAGATTGCCTGCGTCATCGTTGAACCAGTAGCTGGCAACATGAATCTGATCAAAGCAAGCTCAGACTTCCTTAAAACGATGCGTGACCTATGCGATCAGCATGGAAGTATTTTGATTTTTGATGAAGTGATGTGTGGCTTCCGTGTTGCTCTCGGTGGCGCGCAAAGCGTATATGAAATTACGCCAGATCTTACAGCACTTGGGAAAGTGATCGGCGGGGGCTTACCCGTAGCTGCTTTTGGTGGACGCGCTGAAATCATGAAACACCTTGCCCCTTTAGGTGGCGTCTATCAAGCCGGCACACTTTCAGGCAACCCAGTCGCCGTTGCCGCTGGATTAACAACATTAAAGTTAATTCAACAAGCTGATTTTTACGAAACCCTTACAAGTCAGACAAGCAAATTAACTGCTGGATTTAACGCAATTGCAAGCAAACTGGGAGTTGAGATGTGTGCCGATTCCATCGGTGGCATGTTTGGCATTTACTTCACCAAAACAATCCCCACTAGCTACGCCGAAATGATGCAAGCAAACAATGCTTCTTTTAACAAATTCTTCCATTTCATGCTCGACGCCGGTGTGTACTTAGCACCATCCGCATTCGAGGCTGGCTTCGTATCAATCACCCATACCGATGAAATCATTCAGCAAACGCTCACCGCAGCTGAAATATCACTCTCCCAATTAGCCTAA
- a CDS encoding TolC family outer membrane protein, with protein sequence MHIKLKQISLAISLLSLSVAAGAQVQTLKEVTQKAVSSNPEVLAKWHTFQSTASSRDAASGAYLPSVNLNADAGRDTRDNRLGKNELNRTSTSLSLNQMLFDGFLTRNQVKQLDHLKQVRLYELFDTSENITLEVVRAYSDVIRYRKLVSLSEDNYVRHRAVFEQIQAKAKAGVGRRVDLEQISGRLALAEANLITETSNLHDVSARFQRLVGVMPGKDLESLTMLTSNLPGDIVNALNSAYGNHPGLLASMENIAAVNSGLQARRSAFQPRVDLRARAERGNNIDYVSGRTNNNTAEVVMTWNLFNGGSDKAKTQEAADQVNVAKDLRDKTCRDIRQTLSIAFNDTRKLTDQLGFLDQHQLSIEKARDAYRQQFEIGQRSLLDLLDTENELFQAKRAFANAEIDLYMSYARTHAGIGQLQSTLGLENVLTKGEKNRDKSELADYSAACPAEAPNLYVANKDSLNQRALEMVGSLAAPDKGNPVVAPEPVTTTPVAPGNAPSASQIAAARTSILNALKGWREAWISMEPERYFSFYSEKYTSRESWRAARRARLMGAQKITLDLSDIKFSMQDATHAVSTFHQTYKSSSYQDELEKTIYWEYIKGKWQIVNETVSGPNARQW encoded by the coding sequence ATGCACATCAAACTAAAACAAATAAGCTTGGCGATTAGCCTGCTGTCTCTGTCGGTTGCTGCTGGCGCACAAGTACAAACCCTCAAGGAAGTTACCCAAAAGGCCGTTTCAAGTAATCCTGAGGTTTTAGCTAAATGGCATACTTTCCAATCCACGGCATCGAGCCGTGATGCGGCGAGTGGCGCTTACCTACCAAGTGTCAATCTAAATGCCGATGCTGGGCGAGACACGAGAGACAACCGCCTTGGTAAGAATGAGTTAAATCGTACGTCAACGAGTTTGAGTCTCAATCAAATGCTCTTCGATGGCTTCTTAACTCGCAATCAAGTAAAACAACTTGATCACCTCAAGCAGGTTCGTCTCTATGAGCTGTTTGACACATCTGAGAATATCACTCTCGAGGTTGTTCGAGCCTACTCAGACGTGATTCGTTATAGAAAGCTCGTCAGCCTATCCGAAGATAACTACGTTCGCCATCGTGCTGTGTTTGAACAAATTCAAGCAAAAGCAAAGGCTGGCGTAGGTCGCCGTGTTGATCTCGAGCAGATTTCCGGTCGTCTCGCTCTCGCCGAGGCAAACTTGATCACTGAAACATCCAACTTGCATGACGTCAGTGCACGTTTTCAACGTTTAGTGGGTGTCATGCCAGGTAAAGACTTGGAGTCACTCACTATGCTGACTTCAAACTTGCCTGGCGATATCGTCAACGCGCTGAATTCCGCCTATGGAAATCATCCTGGCTTGCTCGCATCGATGGAAAATATTGCAGCAGTCAATAGTGGGCTCCAAGCGCGCCGCTCCGCATTTCAGCCGCGTGTAGACCTTCGTGCAAGAGCCGAGCGTGGCAACAACATCGACTATGTTTCCGGTCGCACAAACAACAATACCGCTGAAGTCGTCATGACATGGAATCTCTTCAACGGTGGTAGCGACAAAGCAAAGACGCAAGAAGCTGCCGACCAGGTAAATGTAGCGAAGGATTTACGTGACAAGACCTGTCGCGATATCCGCCAAACATTGTCAATCGCATTCAACGACACCCGCAAACTAACCGACCAGCTCGGCTTTTTAGACCAACATCAATTGTCGATTGAGAAAGCGCGCGATGCTTACCGTCAGCAATTCGAAATTGGTCAGCGCTCCCTGCTCGACCTGCTTGATACTGAAAACGAGCTTTTCCAAGCGAAACGTGCTTTTGCGAATGCCGAAATCGACCTGTACATGTCCTACGCCCGCACTCATGCAGGCATCGGTCAACTGCAATCAACACTAGGCTTGGAAAATGTACTGACCAAAGGTGAAAAGAATCGCGATAAATCAGAATTAGCCGATTATTCTGCGGCCTGTCCAGCAGAAGCCCCCAATTTGTACGTCGCCAACAAAGACAGCCTCAATCAACGCGCATTAGAGATGGTGGGCTCACTCGCCGCACCTGACAAAGGAAATCCTGTTGTAGCTCCAGAGCCAGTTACGACAACACCAGTCGCACCAGGCAATGCTCCTAGTGCAAGTCAAATTGCGGCGGCAAGAACCAGTATTTTGAACGCATTGAAAGGCTGGCGCGAAGCATGGATTAGTATGGAACCGGAGCGTTACTTCTCCTTCTACAGTGAGAAATACACTTCACGTGAATCTTGGCGTGCAGCTCGTCGGGCGCGATTGATGGGAGCGCAAAAAATCACGCTCGATCTCAGTGATATCAAGTTCTCGATGCAAGATGCAACGCATGCTGTTTCGACTTTCCATCAGACTTACAAATCAAGTTCGTATCAAGACGAATTAGAAAAAACGATCTATTGGGAATACATCAAAGGCAAATGGCAGATCGTGAATGAAACCGTTTCTGGCCCTAATGCCCGTCAATGGTAA
- a CDS encoding transglutaminase-like cysteine peptidase, giving the protein MLSHQHIAKRFPSGILLIILLSIHLVVLSALNLDRLRVSFKQLGGNEQTFNEWANLIAALNDQATDTKIQRINAFFNKKLVYFEDTEIWGQSDYWATPLESLAKGKADCEDYVIAKYFSLRNLNIPDSQLRLVYVKAKIGGPNSSVQQAHMVLAYYPNLDGEPLILDNLISDIRPASRRTDLSPVFSFNSQGVFAGVAVNAQLGPGGTGRLSRWQELLDKARKEGFE; this is encoded by the coding sequence ATGTTGAGCCATCAGCACATCGCCAAAAGATTTCCGAGCGGGATTTTGTTGATCATCCTACTCAGCATCCATTTAGTTGTCCTCTCAGCGCTCAATCTTGACCGATTACGTGTCTCGTTCAAGCAGCTTGGTGGAAACGAACAAACATTTAATGAATGGGCGAATTTGATCGCGGCACTCAATGACCAAGCAACCGATACCAAGATCCAGCGCATCAATGCTTTTTTCAATAAGAAATTGGTTTATTTCGAAGACACCGAGATTTGGGGGCAATCTGATTATTGGGCAACACCACTCGAAAGTCTCGCAAAGGGTAAAGCCGATTGTGAGGACTACGTAATCGCGAAGTATTTCAGTCTTAGAAATCTAAATATTCCCGACTCACAACTCCGTTTGGTATATGTAAAAGCAAAAATTGGTGGTCCCAATAGCAGCGTCCAACAAGCGCATATGGTCCTAGCGTATTACCCAAACCTTGATGGAGAACCGCTGATTCTTGACAATCTCATTTCCGACATTCGGCCAGCGTCACGCCGAACCGATTTGAGCCCAGTGTTCAGCTTTAATAGTCAAGGGGTATTCGCTGGTGTTGCCGTCAACGCGCAATTAGGGCCCGGCGGTACCGGCCGACTATCGAGATGGCAAGAGCTGCTTGATAAGGCTCGAAAAGAAGGTTTTGAGTAA
- a CDS encoding bifunctional diguanylate cyclase/phosphodiesterase → MSMYRQLWLAIALSTLLALAGSLFASIMSSRAYLNEQLKMKNTDNATVLALSLSQKNVDATELELIVASLFDNGHYQSIRITDPKGKLIVERVASTEQSRVPAWFMSLLPIESPPGVAQISNGWMQVGTISIVSQTGNAYQTLWASTREMILALALSGILASYLGSLIIRRLKRPLRDVIEQAKAMVERRFITIEESKVPELKQLSIAMNSTTSLLKAMFAEEAERLEQLRRQANTDTVSGLYNRSNFLAQLQITVEEENAPPGSLILIRLSGLIEANRVIGRIKTDALLRNLGQTLNVFQNELPDGFAARLNGTDFALLSRQTAIDDIAQSLTQQVIQQFADTGAEVQVFIGYGTFEYGISPSILLSQVDAAVASAEASKQSSVFKAAPLNIEHAPKSLEEWSKLIQRAIDQNWVRLDYFPVIDQARQIIHREAALRLMFGGEWFPAGRFLPIAERLGLTSQLDLIAVKLALQEIQSSGNTEQVSVNISSRSINDNDFREQLKIMLNAKPESSRLLWMEIPEVGAFANIDTFRNFHQAIRKCGCKIGLEHFGRHLEQINVMHDLNLDFVKFDVSFIRNVENVPANQEFLRGAAGILHRMNLIVFGEGVSSEEEFNSLSRLNLDGLTGPYIGKIIKA, encoded by the coding sequence ATGTCTATGTACCGACAACTCTGGCTAGCAATTGCGTTAAGCACCTTGCTTGCGCTCGCGGGCAGCCTGTTCGCGTCGATTATGAGCTCCCGAGCCTATCTCAACGAACAGCTCAAGATGAAAAATACCGATAACGCGACAGTGCTCGCCCTTTCACTCAGTCAAAAAAATGTCGATGCGACTGAGCTTGAATTGATCGTCGCATCCCTATTTGATAACGGCCATTATCAATCAATTCGAATTACCGATCCAAAAGGAAAATTGATCGTTGAACGGGTGGCTAGCACTGAACAGAGTCGTGTACCGGCTTGGTTCATGAGTTTGCTGCCAATCGAATCTCCACCTGGTGTGGCGCAAATTAGCAATGGTTGGATGCAAGTTGGAACCATCTCTATCGTGTCTCAGACCGGCAATGCTTATCAGACACTGTGGGCCTCTACAAGAGAGATGATCCTTGCTCTGGCACTTTCAGGGATACTCGCGTCCTATCTCGGATCTCTCATCATACGACGCCTAAAACGCCCACTGCGCGATGTAATTGAGCAAGCTAAGGCAATGGTAGAACGTCGATTCATCACCATCGAAGAATCGAAGGTGCCCGAATTAAAACAACTGAGCATCGCGATGAATTCGACCACGAGTCTATTAAAGGCGATGTTCGCGGAAGAAGCCGAACGCCTTGAACAACTTCGTCGCCAAGCCAATACGGATACAGTTTCCGGACTCTACAATCGAAGTAATTTCCTCGCTCAATTGCAGATCACGGTAGAAGAAGAAAATGCACCTCCTGGTAGCCTCATTCTCATTCGCCTCAGTGGCTTAATCGAAGCCAACCGCGTCATTGGTCGCATCAAGACTGATGCCCTCCTCCGCAACTTAGGACAAACCCTCAATGTATTTCAAAATGAATTGCCAGATGGATTTGCTGCACGACTCAACGGTACTGATTTCGCGCTGTTGAGTCGTCAAACAGCCATTGACGACATCGCTCAATCACTCACTCAACAAGTTATCCAACAATTTGCAGACACTGGCGCCGAGGTTCAAGTCTTTATCGGCTATGGAACCTTTGAATATGGGATCTCCCCGAGCATCTTGTTGTCTCAGGTCGATGCCGCAGTAGCCTCCGCAGAGGCGAGCAAACAAAGTAGCGTCTTTAAAGCAGCTCCATTGAACATCGAGCATGCACCAAAATCCTTGGAAGAATGGAGCAAACTCATTCAACGTGCAATCGATCAAAACTGGGTTCGTTTAGATTATTTCCCCGTCATCGATCAAGCGCGCCAAATCATTCATCGTGAAGCGGCTCTGCGATTGATGTTTGGCGGAGAATGGTTCCCTGCTGGTCGCTTCTTGCCCATTGCTGAAAGGTTGGGATTGACGAGTCAGCTTGATTTGATCGCCGTAAAATTAGCGCTACAAGAGATTCAAAGTAGCGGAAATACTGAACAGGTTTCTGTGAACATATCGTCGCGCTCAATTAACGATAATGATTTCCGTGAACAGCTCAAGATCATGCTTAACGCCAAGCCAGAGTCTAGTCGTTTATTGTGGATGGAGATTCCCGAAGTTGGCGCGTTTGCCAATATCGATACCTTCCGTAACTTCCATCAAGCAATCAGAAAATGCGGCTGCAAAATTGGACTCGAACATTTCGGCCGTCATCTCGAACAAATCAACGTGATGCACGATTTAAATTTAGATTTCGTAAAATTTGACGTTAGCTTTATTCGTAATGTCGAGAACGTTCCAGCAAATCAAGAATTCTTACGAGGTGCAGCGGGAATCCTGCATCGCATGAATCTCATCGTGTTTGGCGAAGGTGTTTCAAGCGAAGAAGAATTCAATTCTCTCAGCCGACTCAATCTTGATGGTTTGACTGGTCCCTATATTGGAAAAATCATTAAGGCTTAG